Genomic DNA from Desulfuromonas versatilis:
ACTAAAAGTGGTCTTTTAATATTTCATTCCGCCAAAAGAAAGGTCGCTTCGATGAAAAATTTAGCACTCAAAATGCTGACCCTGTTGCTGGCCCTGCCCCTGGTGGCCAACGTGGCAGACGCGGCCGAGAAAAAGGTCAAGGCCGGTTTCATCTATGTCGGCCCGGTGGGCGACGCGGGCTGGACCTGGTCCCATGATCAGGCCCGCCAGGAAATGGAGAAGCTCCCCTTCGTCGAGCCTTCGACCTTCATCGAGTCGGTCCCCGAAGGGGCCGAGTCGGCCCGCGTCATCAACGGCCTGGTGCGCAAGGGGCACAACCTGATTTTCACCACCAGCTTCGGCTACATGGACGCCACCCTCGACGTCGCACGGCGCAACAAGGACGTGGTCTTCATGCACTGCTCGGGCTTCAAGACCGCCGAGAACGTCGGGAACTACTTCGGGCGCATGTACGAGCCCCGCTACCTCTCGGGGATCGTCGCCGGCAAGATGACCAAAAAGAACGTCATCGGCTACGTGGCCGCTTTCCCCATCCCCGAAGTCATCCGCGGCATCAACGCCTTCGCCCTCGGGGTACGCAGCGTCAACCCCGAGGCCACCGTCAAGGTCGTCTGGACCCAGACCTGGTTCGACCCGGGGATCGAGCGTGACGCCGCCGACAGCCTGCTCGACGTCGGCGCCGACGTGCTCGCCATGCACCAGGACGCTCCGGCCACCCTGCAGGCCGCCGAGGCCCGCGGCGCCTACGTCATCGGCTACAATTCGGACATGCGCACCTTCGCCCCCAAAGCCTTTCTGACCGCCCCGGTCTGGAACTGGGCCCCGCTCTACAAGAAGATCGCCGAGCAGGTCAAGGACGGTACCTGGAAGTCCGAGGCGATCTGGTGGGGGATGGACACCGGCATGGTGGGTCTTGCACCCATGAGCGACCAGGTGCCCGCCGAGGTGCAGAAGCTGGTCGCCGAAAAGACCGAGGCGATCAAGGCCGGCAAGTTCCACCCCTTCGCCGGCCCGATCAAGGACCAGGAGGGCAAGGAGAAAATCGCCGCCGGCGCCACGGCCAGCGACCCCGAACTGCTCGGCATGAACTGGTTCGTCGAGGGTGTCCAGGGGACGATCCCCAAGTAATTTCGGTTTAACTGAAAAGTCAGGCACGCACTCCGGTTGATGCGGAGTGCGTGCCTCTTTTGTATCTTCAGAGCCGGCCGCCGACTGATCCGTCGGATCGGACCGATCGGTCAGATCAGTCGGCGGCCGGCACTGCAAAGCTGAAACCCGGCAGAATTCTCAAACCCATGCCCAACCTGCTCGAAATCGACCAGATCCGCAAGACCTTCCCCGGCGTGGTCGCCCTGGAGAGCGTCTCGCTCGCCATCGCCCCCGGCGAGATCCACACCCTGCTCGGTGAAAACGGCGCCGGCAAGAGCACCCTGATGAACGTGCTCACCGGGCTCTACCGCCCCGAGCGGGGCGAGATCCGCATTGCCGGCGAAGCGGTCCACCTCGCCAGCCCCCGCGATTCGCTGGCGCTGGGCATCGGCATGGTGCACCAGCACTTCATGCTGGTGCCGGCCCACAGCGTCTTCGAGAACATCCTGCTGGCCCTCGAGGGCGTCCCCAACTTCTTTTCCCGCCGCCGGTACAAGCAGAAGATCCGCCGGATCATCGACGAGTTCGGGCTCGAGCTCGAGCTCGACGCGCCGGTCTGGAAGCTCTCCATCGGCGCCCAGCAGTGGATCGAGCTGATCAAGCTGCTGATGCGCGATTGCCGCCTGCTGATCCTCGACGAGCCGACCGCGGTGCTCACCCCGCAGGAGAGCGACCGGCTGTTCGCGGTGCTGAAAAAGCTGCGCGAGCAGGGCAAGAGCATTATATTTATCTCCCACAAGATGCGCGAGGTGATGGAGATCTCCGACCGGGTGACGATCCTGAAAAAAGGGCACAGCCTGGTCACCCTGGCCCGGGGCGAGTTCGACGAGGCCCGCCTGGCCTCGCTGATGATCGGCGAGGACCAGATCCCCGAGTGGGAGAAACATCCCTGCGTCCACCAAGAGGTGGTGCTCGAGATCGACCGGCTCGCGGTGCGCAACGAGCGCGGCCTGGCCGACCTCGACGATTTCAGCCTGCAGCTGCGCAAGGGAGAGATCCTCGGCATCGCCGGGGTGGCGGGCAACGGGCAGAAGGCCCTGGCCGAGGTGCTGACCGGTCTCAAGGAGGCCGCCCGGGGGCGGATCCTCGCCGGGGGCGAGGACCTCACCCACAGCGACGCCCGCAGCTCCTACATCGCCGGCATCGCCCACATCCCCGAGGACCGCAAGAGCATCGGCATCGCCCCCGACATGACGGTGGACGAGAACCTGATCATGAAAAGCTTCAAGAGCCGGGATTTCCGCCGCTGGATTTTCCAGGACCGCGGTGCCATCCGCCGCAACGCCGCGGCCAAGATCGACCAGTTTGCCATCAAGGCCGGCCCCGCCGGCAACCCGGTGCGCTATCTCTCCGGGGGCAATATCCAGAAGGTGATCATCGCCCGCGAGCTCTCCGAGCGGCCCGCGGTGCTGGTCGCCCTCTATCCGACCCGCGGCCTCGATATCGGCAGCGCCGAGTACGTGCACAAGGTGATGGTCGACGGCGCCGGGCAGGGGATGAGCACCATCCTGATCTCCGAGGACCTTGACGAACTGCTCAAGCTCTCCGACCGCATCGCGGTCATGTTCCGCGGTCGCCTGGTCGGCTGCGTCGACCCGCGCAGCACCACCCGCGAGCAGATCGGCCTGATGATGAGCGGGGAGGCTGCGGCATGAGACTGATCGCCGAAAAACGCGAGATCTCCTCGCCGCTGTTTCGCTTTGCGGCGCCCATCGTTTCGATCCTGGTGGCGCTGTTCGTGGCCGGTTTCCTGCTGCTGGCCGCCGGGGTCAACCCCCTGCAGGCCTACCTGGAGATCATCCAGGAGTCGCTCGGCTCGGGCTACGGGCTCTCCGAGACGCTGGTCAAGGCCACGCCGCTGATCCTGGCGGGCCTGGGGGTCTCGCTGGCCTTTCGCATGCAGATCTGGAACATCGGCGCCGAGGGGCAGATCTACATGGGCGCCGCCGGCGCCACCTGGGTGGCGCTTTTCTCCGGCATCGAGAACCACGCCCTGATGATCAGCGCCATGCTCCTGGCCGCCTTTGCCGCGGGCGGCCTCTGGGCCGGGGTGGCCGGGGTGCTGCGCGCCCGCTGGCGGGTCAACGAGGTCATCGTGACCCTGCTGATGAACTATATCGCCATCCTCTGGGTCGATTACCTGATCTACGGCCCCTGGAAAGACCCCCAGGGGTTCAACTTCCCGCTCACCGCCCAGTTCAGCGACACCGCGCGCCTCGCCGAGTATTTCAACACCCGCCTGCACAGCGGCTTTTTCATCGCCCTGTTCTGCGCCCTGGCTCTGTGGCTGCTGATGGAGCGCACCGTCTGGGGCTACGAGATCAAGGTCATCGGCAGCAACCCCAAGGCCGCCCAGTACGCCGGGATGCGCACCGGCATGGCGATCTTCGCCGTGCTGTTCCTGAGCGGCGCCATCGCCGGCATCGCCGGCTTCAGCGAGGTGGCCGGCCTGCAGTACCGTCTGCAGCACGGCATCTCGCCCGGCTACGGCTACACGGCAATTATCGTCGCCTGGCTGGCCAAGCGCAGCGCCCTCGGCGTGGTGATCGTCGCTTTTCTGATGGGGGTGCTGCTGGTCGGCGGCGACAGCCTGCAGCTCTCCTGGCAGCTGCCAGTGGCCTTCGTCTACGCCTTCCAGGGGCTGATCCTGTTCTTCCTGCTCGCCTCGGATTTCTTCATCCTCAATCGCGTGCGGCTGGTCCGGGAGGAACGCCATGCTTGAGATCCTGCTCGACGCCACGGTCCGCGCCGGCACCCCGATCCTCTTCGCCACCCTGGGGGCGATCCTCAACGAGCGCGCCGGGATCATCAACCTCGGCATCGAGGGGCTGATGCTCATCGGCGCCCTGGCCGGCTTCGCCGGCACCCAGGCCACCGGTTCGCTGCTGGTCGGCGTACTGGCCGCTTTTGCCGCAGCGCTTGCTGCCGGCTGCATCCACGGCTTCGTCACCGTGCAGCTGCGCGGCAACCAGATCGTCAGCGGCCTGGCCCTGACCATGTTCGGCATCGGCGTCACCGCCCTGTTCGGCCGCGGCATGGTCGGGCTGACCATCGAAGGGTTCGAGCGCGCCGCCATTCCGGGGCTGAGCCAGATCCCGGTGATCGGCAAGCCCTTCTTCAACCAGGATTTGCTGATCTACTTCAGCTTTTTGCTGGTTGCCGGCCTGCACTTTTTCTTCTACCGCACCCGCTGGGGGCTCTCCCTGCGCACCGTCGGCGAAAACCCGGCGGCCGCCGACACCTGCGGGGTGGCGGTCAACCGCTACCGGTTTCTGGCGGTGGCGGTCGGTTCGGGGATCGTCGGCATCGGCGGCGCCTACCTGAGCCTGGCCTCGACCCCCATGTGGATCGAGAACATGTCCGCCGGCCGCGGCTGGATCGCCGTGGCTCTGGTGATCTTCGCCTCCTGGTCGAGCGGCCGCGCCCTGGCCGGCGCCTACCTGTTCGGCGGCATCACCGCCATGCAGCTGCGCTTTCAGGCCATGGGCACCACCGTCAGCGCCCACATCCTGCAGATGCTCCCCTATTTCTTCACCATCCTGGTGCTGGTCGTCTCCACGCTGCGCCTGCAGAAGGGCGCCTCCCAGCAGCCGGAAAGCCTCGGACAACCCTACGACCGGGAGGACCGCAAATGAACCAGGCCGCCGCCGCTCTGCTCGAGCGCATCCGCCGCGAAGGCGCCGTGAAAGGGCAGGTGATCAAGGTCGACCGCTTTCTCAACCACATGGTCGATCCCCTGCTGATGGAAGGACTCGGCGAAGAGCTCGCCGGCCGCTTCGCCGGGCAGCAGATCGACAAGGTGCTCACCGCCGAGACCAGCGGCATCATGATCGCCCAGGTCATCGCCCACCGCCTCGGCGTCCCCTTCATCTACGCCAAGAAGAAGCGCCCCCTGACCATGGGCGAGTTTTACGCCGCCGCCAGCTACTCCTTCACCAAGCAGGAATCGACCACGCTGCATGTCTCCCGCGAGGTGCTCGGCGCCGGCGAGCGGGTGTTGTTCGCCGACGATTTCTTCGCCCAGGGTTCGACGCTCAAGGCCATCGAGCAGATTGTCGAGCAGGCTGGTGCCACCCTCGTCGGCTCGGCGGTGATCATCAACAAGTCCGAGCGGCGGGACATTGCGGCGGTCCTGACCATGGATGAGCTGCGGCCTTTGGGCGAATCGGCCTGAGCGCGACCTCAGTTCGGCATCCGACCCTGTTCGATATTGTGATTAAAACCGGCGGGTCGCGTCCCGCCAGACGCCTTACTTTTTGTCCAGGCGGCAACAAAAAGTAAGCAAAAAATGCCTTCGCCTGGCGGCGGGCACTCTTGATGTCATCATTTCGACCATTGCTGTCGGTTGTGCATGGGACCAGGGCGTCGCTTCGTAGCGGGGAAGCTTTTTGGCCGGCTGGACGCGGCCTCTGTTGCGTGGCGAGGTAGCACTGATCTACTGAGGTGTGACGCCGAGGCCGTTTTGGTTTTGATTTTTTTCCAGCAGCGCCGGTGTTTGCAACAGCCCCGTAGACCGACTGCGCCCCACCCAGGCTGAAAAGCGGGGCCTACGAAGACGAAAAGGGACTCTTCAGCAACGCCGGCGCCAAAAGCTCCACCCGCACGCAACAGAAGTGCCCGCCGCCAGGCGAGGTCCTTTCTTGGTTACTTCTTTGGACCGGCAAAGAAGTGACCCGGCAGCCGGCCGGGACCGGCGGTTTTGGTTTCAAGGTTTTTGCGGTAACCAGAACGGGCGTAACCCGCCAATTGATCTAATCCCCCGAACCGAGCGAATTCTTCCAACAGTTCAATAAAACAGCCAAGGAATTCCTTCCCATGTCACCCACCGTCTTCTTCATCCTCTTGGCCCTGCTCGCCGGCTTCTCCGTCCCCACCCAGGCCGGCATCAACGCCCAGCTCAATCTCTGGACCCGCTCGCCGGTGCTCGCCTCGGCCATCTCCTTCGCCGTCGGCACCCTGGCCCTGGTGGTCTACACCCTGGTCGCGCGCATCCCGCTGCCGAGCCTCGGCACCCTGTCCGGCCACCCCTGGTGGATCTGGATCGGCGGCTGCCTCGGCGCGTTTTTCGTCGCTTCCACCGTTATCCTCGCGCCCAAGCTCGGCGCCACCACCATGGTCGCGCTGATCCTGGCCGGGCAGATGGTCGCCTCGCTGCTGCTCGATCACTTCGGCTGGCTCGGCTATCCGCTGCATCCCATCAGCCTGGGGCGCATCGCCGGGGTGCTGCTGCTCTGCGCCGGGATCTGGTTGATCAGGTATTTCTGATTCCACGGCGGTTTTTTGGGGGGGCGAACCTGCCGGGCCGGCAGGTCCGGGATGGGGGAATGATTGGCGGATTCGCCCGGAGTCGGTTAAACTTGCCAGGACAAGGGGCGCAGACGGCAATCGGGGAACCATGGACCCGCGCCATTAAAAATCCGTTCAGATCGCCAACACCCTGACCCCGGCGATTGGCTGGCTGCTGAGCCTGCCGGGACTGGTGGTCCTGATCGTCCACGCCGCCAAGCGATTGTTGTGTCACCATGCCATTTGGCATCTGTTCGTGCTGGGCGGGGAGCACCTGCCACTATTTCGCGGTCTATTTTCACGTGATACCCCAGGTGGGGATCGCCTTGCCCCTCTGATTTTCAACGCGGCGGAGCGCACCAGGCGCTCCGCCCCCTGTCATAAAAGGAGTGGAATTCGATGAAACGCGCGTCCCTGTTGCTGCTTGCCCTTGCATCCCTCGGCATCGCCCAGCCGGCCTCGGCCGATGAGCAGAAGATCCTCCCCGGGCTCTGGGAGCACAGCTTCACCATGAAATCCCAGAGCGGCCAGATCGAGAACGCCATGAGCCAGTTCCAGGAGCAGATGGCCGCCCTGCCCGAGGACCGGCGCAAGCTGATGGAGCAGATGATGGCGGCTCAGGGGGTGACCCTCAGCCCCTCGGGGAGCACTTTCCGGGTCTGCATCACCGAGGAGGACGCCGCTCGCGACACGGTGCCGCAGATGGACGGCAACTGCACCCAGAAGATCGAGGAGCGCAGCGGCAACACCCTCAGGGTCAGTTTCGACTGTGCCGGCGACCCGCCGACCCGGGGCGAGGGCGAAGTCACCTTCATCAGCCCCAAGGCCTACAAGGGCAAGGCGGTTATCGACACCGAGGTCGACGGCAAACCCGAGCGGATGAACATCGAGCAGAGCGGCAAGTGGCTGGCCGCCGACTGCGGCGACATCCAACCGAGAACCCGCTGACGGCCCGCGCCGCAGGCTGCCTCCATCCGTGTTTCTGCTCATCGTCTATATTCTCATCGCTCTGGGCTTCTCTTTCCTCTGCTCCATCGCCGAGGCGGTGATCCTCAGCGTCACCCCCGTGCACATATCGTTGCTCGAGCAGCAGGGCAGGCCCTCGGGCCCCCTGCTGCGACGGCTCAAGGAGGACATCAACAGCCCCCTGGCGGCGATTCTCACCCTCAACACCATCGCCCACACCGTCGGCGCCGCCGGCGCCGGAGCCCAGGCGGCGGCGGTTTTCGGCAGCGGCTACCTGGGGGTCGCCTCGGCGATTCTGACCCTGCTGATCCTGGTGTTTTCCGAGATCATCCCCAAAACCCTGGGGGCCCATTACTGGCGGCGGCTCGCCCCAATGACCGCCTACAGCCTGCGCTGGCTGGTGCTGGTGATGTACCCCTTCGTCAAACTCTCCGAGATGCTCACCCGGGGGCTTGCCGAAGGGCCGACCCTGCGGGGTTTCAACCGCCACGAGCTGCTGGCCATGGCCGAGCTCAGCACCCAGGAGGGGCAGCTGGCCCTGAAGGAATCGACGATCCTGCAGAACCTGCTGCGCCTGCACGAGATCACCGTGGAGGCGGCCATGACGCCGCGCACGGTGGTTTTCTCCCTCCCCGAGGAGTTGACCGTGGGCGAATACCTGGCCCGCTTCGGGGACAGCCCCTTCTCCCGCATCCCTGTCTACCAAGGCGATCCCGAGCAGATCACCGGCTTCGTGCTGCGCAGCGACCTGCTGCTGGCCCAGGCCAGGGGGCAGGCGGGACTTGCGGTTGCCGAGTCCCGCCGGGAGATCTTCAAGATCCTGGAGACCATGGACATTTCCAGGGCCTTCGACCGGTTCATGAAGCAGCGCTCGCACATCATGCTGGTGGTGGACGAGTACGGCGGAGTGGCGGGGATTCTGACCCTCGAGGAC
This window encodes:
- a CDS encoding BMP family ABC transporter substrate-binding protein; the protein is MKNLALKMLTLLLALPLVANVADAAEKKVKAGFIYVGPVGDAGWTWSHDQARQEMEKLPFVEPSTFIESVPEGAESARVINGLVRKGHNLIFTTSFGYMDATLDVARRNKDVVFMHCSGFKTAENVGNYFGRMYEPRYLSGIVAGKMTKKNVIGYVAAFPIPEVIRGINAFALGVRSVNPEATVKVVWTQTWFDPGIERDAADSLLDVGADVLAMHQDAPATLQAAEARGAYVIGYNSDMRTFAPKAFLTAPVWNWAPLYKKIAEQVKDGTWKSEAIWWGMDTGMVGLAPMSDQVPAEVQKLVAEKTEAIKAGKFHPFAGPIKDQEGKEKIAAGATASDPELLGMNWFVEGVQGTIPK
- a CDS encoding ABC transporter ATP-binding protein, with the translated sequence MPNLLEIDQIRKTFPGVVALESVSLAIAPGEIHTLLGENGAGKSTLMNVLTGLYRPERGEIRIAGEAVHLASPRDSLALGIGMVHQHFMLVPAHSVFENILLALEGVPNFFSRRRYKQKIRRIIDEFGLELELDAPVWKLSIGAQQWIELIKLLMRDCRLLILDEPTAVLTPQESDRLFAVLKKLREQGKSIIFISHKMREVMEISDRVTILKKGHSLVTLARGEFDEARLASLMIGEDQIPEWEKHPCVHQEVVLEIDRLAVRNERGLADLDDFSLQLRKGEILGIAGVAGNGQKALAEVLTGLKEAARGRILAGGEDLTHSDARSSYIAGIAHIPEDRKSIGIAPDMTVDENLIMKSFKSRDFRRWIFQDRGAIRRNAAAKIDQFAIKAGPAGNPVRYLSGGNIQKVIIARELSERPAVLVALYPTRGLDIGSAEYVHKVMVDGAGQGMSTILISEDLDELLKLSDRIAVMFRGRLVGCVDPRSTTREQIGLMMSGEAAA
- a CDS encoding ABC transporter permease, whose translation is MRLIAEKREISSPLFRFAAPIVSILVALFVAGFLLLAAGVNPLQAYLEIIQESLGSGYGLSETLVKATPLILAGLGVSLAFRMQIWNIGAEGQIYMGAAGATWVALFSGIENHALMISAMLLAAFAAGGLWAGVAGVLRARWRVNEVIVTLLMNYIAILWVDYLIYGPWKDPQGFNFPLTAQFSDTARLAEYFNTRLHSGFFIALFCALALWLLMERTVWGYEIKVIGSNPKAAQYAGMRTGMAIFAVLFLSGAIAGIAGFSEVAGLQYRLQHGISPGYGYTAIIVAWLAKRSALGVVIVAFLMGVLLVGGDSLQLSWQLPVAFVYAFQGLILFFLLASDFFILNRVRLVREERHA
- a CDS encoding ABC transporter permease, encoding MLEILLDATVRAGTPILFATLGAILNERAGIINLGIEGLMLIGALAGFAGTQATGSLLVGVLAAFAAALAAGCIHGFVTVQLRGNQIVSGLALTMFGIGVTALFGRGMVGLTIEGFERAAIPGLSQIPVIGKPFFNQDLLIYFSFLLVAGLHFFFYRTRWGLSLRTVGENPAAADTCGVAVNRYRFLAVAVGSGIVGIGGAYLSLASTPMWIENMSAGRGWIAVALVIFASWSSGRALAGAYLFGGITAMQLRFQAMGTTVSAHILQMLPYFFTILVLVVSTLRLQKGASQQPESLGQPYDREDRK
- a CDS encoding phosphoribosyltransferase family protein — protein: MNQAAAALLERIRREGAVKGQVIKVDRFLNHMVDPLLMEGLGEELAGRFAGQQIDKVLTAETSGIMIAQVIAHRLGVPFIYAKKKRPLTMGEFYAAASYSFTKQESTTLHVSREVLGAGERVLFADDFFAQGSTLKAIEQIVEQAGATLVGSAVIINKSERRDIAAVLTMDELRPLGESA
- a CDS encoding DMT family transporter, with the protein product MSPTVFFILLALLAGFSVPTQAGINAQLNLWTRSPVLASAISFAVGTLALVVYTLVARIPLPSLGTLSGHPWWIWIGGCLGAFFVASTVILAPKLGATTMVALILAGQMVASLLLDHFGWLGYPLHPISLGRIAGVLLLCAGIWLIRYF
- a CDS encoding DUF3617 domain-containing protein, translated to MKRASLLLLALASLGIAQPASADEQKILPGLWEHSFTMKSQSGQIENAMSQFQEQMAALPEDRRKLMEQMMAAQGVTLSPSGSTFRVCITEEDAARDTVPQMDGNCTQKIEERSGNTLRVSFDCAGDPPTRGEGEVTFISPKAYKGKAVIDTEVDGKPERMNIEQSGKWLAADCGDIQPRTR
- a CDS encoding hemolysin family protein: MFLLIVYILIALGFSFLCSIAEAVILSVTPVHISLLEQQGRPSGPLLRRLKEDINSPLAAILTLNTIAHTVGAAGAGAQAAAVFGSGYLGVASAILTLLILVFSEIIPKTLGAHYWRRLAPMTAYSLRWLVLVMYPFVKLSEMLTRGLAEGPTLRGFNRHELLAMAELSTQEGQLALKESTILQNLLRLHEITVEAAMTPRTVVFSLPEELTVGEYLARFGDSPFSRIPVYQGDPEQITGFVLRSDLLLAQARGQAGLAVAESRREIFKILETMDISRAFDRFMKQRSHIMLVVDEYGGVAGILTLEDVLETLLGLEIVDEIDHAEDMQILARQLWKRRAKELGLKVED